Proteins from one Paracoccus aminovorans genomic window:
- a CDS encoding carbohydrate ABC transporter permease yields MATRHQKTLARFMVAPSVLLLLGWMIVPLAMTLWFSFQSYNLLSPGMEQFIGWTNYRYFLSDPAFWTAMQNTLLLVGGVLVVTVGGGILLALLLDQPMFGQGIVRILVIAPFFIMPTVSALVWKNMFMNPVNGLFAWLAKAIGAQPIDFLAQYPLMSIIMIVSWQWLPFATLILLTAMQSLDSEQMEAAEMDGAGAWAKFTHLVLPHLSRAITVVILIETIFLLSVFAEILVTTNGGPGYQSTNLTYLVYSQALLQFDVGGASAGGIVAVILANIVAIFLMRMIGKTLE; encoded by the coding sequence ATGGCCACCAGACACCAGAAAACCCTTGCGCGCTTCATGGTCGCGCCCTCGGTCCTGCTGCTCCTGGGCTGGATGATCGTGCCGCTGGCGATGACGCTGTGGTTCAGCTTCCAAAGCTACAACCTGCTGTCGCCCGGCATGGAACAGTTCATCGGCTGGACCAACTACCGGTATTTCCTGTCCGACCCCGCCTTCTGGACCGCGATGCAGAACACGCTGCTGCTGGTCGGGGGCGTGCTGGTCGTCACCGTCGGCGGCGGCATCCTGCTGGCGCTGCTGCTGGATCAGCCGATGTTCGGCCAGGGGATCGTCCGCATCCTGGTCATCGCGCCCTTCTTCATCATGCCGACGGTTTCGGCGCTGGTGTGGAAGAACATGTTCATGAATCCGGTGAACGGACTTTTCGCATGGCTTGCCAAGGCGATAGGCGCGCAACCGATAGATTTTCTAGCCCAGTATCCGCTGATGTCGATCATCATGATCGTGTCCTGGCAATGGCTGCCCTTCGCCACGCTGATCCTGCTGACGGCGATGCAGTCGCTCGACAGCGAACAGATGGAGGCGGCCGAGATGGACGGCGCCGGCGCCTGGGCCAAGTTCACCCATCTGGTGCTGCCGCATCTGTCGCGCGCCATCACCGTGGTGATCCTGATCGAGACCATCTTCCTGCTCTCGGTCTTTGCCGAGATCCTGGTGACCACCAACGGCGGGCCGGGCTACCAGTCCACGAACCTGACCTATCTGGTCTATTCGCAGGCGCTGTTGCAGTTCGACGTGGGCGGCGCCTCTGCCGGCGGCATCGTCGCCGTGATCCTTGCCAATATCGTCGCGATCTTCCTGATGCGGATGATCGGCAAAACGCTGGAGTGA
- a CDS encoding carbohydrate ABC transporter permease encodes MARTVTTTRRWTFTILAWGVALLIFFPILWTILTSFKSEADAIASPPKFLFFDWTTQNYAEVQSRSPYFRHFLNSVIISVGSTLLGLLIAVPAAWSMAFQPAKRTKDLLMWMLSTKMMPAAGVLIPMYLLFRSWGLLDTRLGITVVLMLINLPIIIWMLYTYFREIPAEILEAARMDGASLSKEIIHVLTPMAVPGIASTLLLNVILAWNEAFWTLNLTTSKAAPLTTFIASYSSPEGLFYAKLSAASTMAIAPILILGWFSQKQLVRGLTFGAVK; translated from the coding sequence ATGGCCCGCACAGTCACAACCACCCGCCGCTGGACCTTCACCATCCTGGCCTGGGGCGTGGCGCTGCTGATCTTCTTCCCGATCCTGTGGACGATCCTGACCAGCTTCAAGTCCGAGGCGGACGCCATCGCCAGCCCGCCGAAGTTCCTGTTCTTCGACTGGACGACCCAGAACTATGCCGAGGTGCAGTCCCGCTCGCCCTATTTCCGGCATTTCCTGAACTCGGTCATCATCTCGGTCGGCTCGACGCTTCTGGGCCTGCTTATCGCGGTTCCCGCCGCCTGGTCCATGGCCTTCCAGCCGGCGAAGCGGACCAAGGACCTGCTGATGTGGATGCTGTCGACCAAGATGATGCCGGCGGCCGGGGTGCTGATCCCGATGTATCTGCTGTTCCGGTCCTGGGGGCTGCTGGACACCCGGCTGGGCATCACCGTGGTGCTGATGCTGATCAACCTGCCGATCATAATCTGGATGCTTTACACATACTTCCGCGAGATTCCTGCGGAAATACTGGAAGCCGCGCGCATGGACGGTGCCAGCCTGTCCAAGGAGATCATCCACGTCCTGACGCCCATGGCGGTGCCCGGCATCGCCTCGACGCTGCTGCTGAACGTCATCCTGGCCTGGAACGAGGCGTTCTGGACGCTGAACCTGACCACCAGCAAGGCGGCGCCGCTGACGACCTTCATCGCCAGCTATTCCAGCCCCGAGGGGCTGTTCTACGCGAAACTCTCGGCGGCGAGCACCATGGCCATCGCCCCGATCCTGATCCTGGGCTGGTTCAGCCAGAAGCAACTCGTGCGCGGCCTGACCTTCGGCGCGGTGAAGTGA
- a CDS encoding DUF72 domain-containing protein, translating into MARGRIRIGIGGWTYEPWRGSFYPPGLPQRRELDHASRQLSSIEVNGTYYGSQKPDSFRKWHDETPEDFVFSLKGPRFATNRRVLAEAGDSVARFLDSGVLLLGRKLGPINWQFMATKRFDPEDFAAFLRLLPAEAEGRRLRHVVEVRHESFRTPAFTELARAHGVGVVIAADGPHPQIADPTADFVYARIMGTREDEALGYAPAGLDLWAERARIWAAGGQPEGLAHVGDGKGDGQPRDVFLYVISGFKQRNPQAAMALIERVAAGG; encoded by the coding sequence ATGGCACGGGGACGCATTCGCATCGGCATCGGCGGCTGGACCTACGAGCCCTGGCGCGGCAGCTTCTATCCGCCCGGCCTGCCGCAGCGGCGCGAGCTGGACCATGCCAGCCGGCAGCTGAGCTCGATCGAGGTGAACGGCACCTATTACGGCAGCCAAAAGCCCGACAGCTTCCGCAAGTGGCACGACGAGACCCCCGAGGATTTCGTGTTCTCGCTGAAGGGCCCGCGTTTCGCCACCAACCGCCGGGTTCTGGCCGAGGCCGGCGACAGCGTGGCGCGGTTCCTCGACAGCGGCGTGCTGCTGCTGGGCCGGAAGCTGGGGCCGATCAACTGGCAGTTCATGGCCACCAAGAGGTTCGACCCCGAGGATTTCGCCGCTTTCCTGCGCCTGCTGCCCGCCGAGGCCGAGGGCCGCCGGCTGCGCCATGTCGTCGAGGTCCGGCACGAGAGCTTCCGCACCCCCGCCTTCACCGAACTGGCCCGCGCCCATGGCGTCGGGGTGGTGATCGCGGCCGACGGGCCGCATCCGCAGATCGCCGACCCGACCGCGGATTTCGTCTATGCCCGCATCATGGGCACGCGCGAGGACGAGGCCCTGGGCTATGCCCCCGCCGGGCTGGACCTGTGGGCCGAACGCGCGCGGATCTGGGCCGCGGGCGGGCAGCCCGAGGGGTTGGCGCATGTCGGAGACGGCAAGGGCGACGGACAGCCGCGCGACGTGTTCCTGTATGTCATCAGCGGCTTCAAGCAGCGCAATCCGCAGGCCGCCATGGCGCTGATCGAGCGGGTCGCAGCCGGCGGCTGA
- a CDS encoding trypsin-like peptidase domain-containing protein — MDYRLAAARRLMTVDAENPRARSIVSDQRPVFRFPDLTGADPALQGLAAAAGNRIGRLEVEAAPSRFLPLATAWPCAPAEGAPDTRRFVTAGHVLEVFLAERSLLSAADLSHRLMRNGRVVMPDGRILDIARWICAAPLDVAIFDVIPDGRPCPGFVPDIRGLPSTDVRVAPLGYPLQAGVRLFGPDQPGYVGRLFCGKGGIRPGSRRGYFLHDASTLPGYSGAPVFDLGTGRVLGVHVWGVAEAQDWNDAVWLSTLLRIPWLAAILAGQSDAAKPDAPTLPWMGGAPPEAAESLNPYLSSPGPEAGILRDRPDARDRLYQPGFAMPQERILPAPGMVVGDQLDEGSCAGFAVAAAVEHQLARREGYVPPTPAGSFTASVRMLDRMARRHDEWLDDDQDGTSLRAVIKGFYHNGACSSALCGYRPRQPDFFLTRRIAQDARQLTLGNYARIAHSVNDMRLAVQEAGAVLVTARVHPGWRAPPGGVIAYDPLSPAAGDALHAFVVDGYTDQGFVIQNSRGPGWGGFADLPGHALWSFEDWNDNCLDAWVIRLAPRSEPAFAVSVRSEADLATPRRIGLLGHMLHAERGGLVEDGTLGLGARGVAETAAYLAGDAARGRYDRLVLLFHEPLLDAEQIARLALPLTARLKARRAYPFHVVYGLDEMLACRLRLAHDIAEAASRYLREGDSRDVALKRLLGPSIRAQVEGYRRGARLAARGTLRDALSVLPLFAGPAADQPGLPLAMVSVGLGAVSALALAEAAPEFRGLPHLAIAAPLPVRRARAWTLAEAARDETDLPGWRGSWGDLVAVAHGRSIRSRRGAVAATVQELLARPDCASRILAELG; from the coding sequence ATGGACTACCGGCTGGCGGCGGCGCGGCGGCTGATGACGGTCGACGCCGAAAACCCCCGGGCGCGGTCGATCGTCTCCGACCAGCGTCCCGTGTTTCGCTTTCCCGATCTGACCGGCGCCGACCCGGCGCTGCAGGGTCTGGCCGCCGCCGCCGGCAACCGCATTGGCCGGCTGGAGGTCGAGGCGGCGCCGAGCCGTTTCCTGCCCCTGGCCACGGCTTGGCCCTGCGCCCCGGCCGAGGGCGCGCCCGACACCCGACGCTTCGTCACCGCCGGCCATGTGCTCGAAGTCTTCCTGGCCGAGCGCAGCCTGCTTTCGGCCGCTGATCTGTCGCACCGCCTGATGCGGAACGGCCGCGTGGTCATGCCCGACGGCCGCATCTTGGACATCGCGCGCTGGATCTGCGCGGCGCCGCTGGATGTCGCCATCTTCGACGTGATCCCGGACGGACGGCCCTGTCCCGGATTCGTGCCCGACATCCGAGGCCTGCCGTCTACAGACGTCCGGGTGGCGCCCCTGGGCTATCCGCTGCAAGCCGGCGTCCGGCTGTTCGGCCCCGACCAGCCCGGCTATGTCGGCCGGCTGTTCTGCGGCAAGGGCGGTATCCGGCCCGGATCGCGCAGGGGATATTTCCTGCACGACGCCTCGACGCTGCCGGGCTACTCCGGGGCTCCCGTCTTCGACCTTGGCACCGGGCGGGTCCTGGGCGTGCATGTCTGGGGCGTTGCCGAAGCCCAGGATTGGAACGACGCGGTGTGGCTTTCGACGCTGCTGCGTATCCCCTGGCTGGCCGCGATCCTGGCCGGGCAAAGCGACGCGGCGAAGCCGGATGCGCCGACGCTGCCCTGGATGGGCGGCGCCCCGCCCGAGGCCGCCGAAAGCCTGAACCCGTATCTGTCCAGTCCGGGACCCGAGGCCGGCATCCTGCGCGACCGGCCGGATGCGCGCGACCGGCTCTATCAGCCCGGCTTCGCCATGCCGCAGGAACGCATCCTGCCCGCCCCCGGCATGGTCGTCGGCGACCAGCTGGACGAGGGCAGCTGCGCCGGTTTCGCCGTCGCCGCCGCCGTCGAGCACCAGTTGGCCCGGCGCGAAGGCTATGTCCCGCCCACGCCCGCCGGCAGCTTCACCGCCAGCGTGCGGATGCTGGACCGCATGGCCCGGCGACACGACGAATGGCTGGACGACGACCAGGACGGCACCAGCCTGCGCGCGGTCATCAAGGGCTTTTACCACAACGGCGCCTGCTCATCGGCGCTTTGCGGCTATCGGCCACGACAGCCGGATTTCTTCCTGACCCGGCGCATCGCCCAGGACGCGCGGCAGCTGACGCTGGGCAATTATGCCCGCATCGCCCATTCGGTGAACGACATGCGCCTGGCGGTGCAAGAGGCGGGCGCGGTCCTGGTCACCGCCCGCGTCCATCCCGGCTGGCGCGCGCCGCCCGGCGGGGTGATCGCCTATGACCCGCTGTCGCCCGCCGCGGGCGATGCGCTGCATGCCTTCGTCGTCGACGGCTATACCGACCAGGGCTTCGTGATCCAGAATTCGCGCGGACCGGGTTGGGGCGGCTTCGCGGACCTGCCCGGACATGCGCTGTGGAGCTTCGAGGACTGGAACGACAATTGCCTGGACGCCTGGGTAATCCGCCTGGCGCCGCGCAGCGAACCGGCCTTCGCGGTCTCGGTCCGGTCCGAGGCGGACCTGGCCACGCCGCGCCGGATCGGCCTGCTGGGCCATATGCTGCATGCCGAGCGCGGCGGGCTGGTCGAGGACGGCACCCTGGGCCTGGGCGCCCGCGGCGTGGCCGAGACCGCCGCCTATCTGGCCGGCGACGCGGCGCGCGGCCGCTACGACCGGCTGGTGCTGCTGTTCCACGAACCGCTGCTGGACGCCGAGCAGATCGCGCGGCTGGCCCTGCCGCTGACCGCGCGGCTGAAGGCGCGCCGCGCCTATCCGTTCCATGTCGTCTACGGGCTGGACGAGATGCTGGCCTGCCGGCTGCGGCTGGCCCATGACATCGCCGAGGCCGCCAGCCGCTACCTGCGCGAGGGCGACTCGCGCGACGTGGCGCTGAAACGGCTGCTCGGCCCCTCGATCCGCGCCCAGGTCGAAGGCTATCGCCGCGGTGCCCGGCTGGCGGCGCGCGGCACGCTGCGCGACGCGCTGTCGGTGCTGCCGCTGTTCGCGGGGCCGGCGGCGGACCAGCCGGGGCTGCCTCTGGCCATGGTCTCGGTCGGGCTGGGGGCGGTGTCGGCGCTGGCGCTGGCCGAGGCCGCGCCGGAATTCCGCGGCCTGCCGCATCTGGCCATCGCCGCGCCCCTGCCGGTGCGGCGCGCCCGCGCCTGGACGCTGGCCGAGGCGGCGCGCGACGAAACCGACCTGCCGGGCTGGCGGGGCAGCTGGGGCGACCTGGTCGCCGTCGCCCATGGCCGCAGCATCCGCAGCCGCCGCGGCGCCGTCGCCGCCACGGTGCAGGAATTGCTGGCCCGGCCCGATTGCGCGTCCCGGATTCTGGCCGAACTGGGCTGA
- a CDS encoding ABC transporter substrate-binding protein: protein MMLRGLMGACAMTALAVPAMAETLTIATVNNGDMIRMQKMTKPFTDANPDIQLEWVTLEENVLRQRVTTDIATKGGQYDIVTVGNYEVPIWAKQGWLTPLEDMGADYDAEDILPPIREGLSLDGKLYAAPFYGESAMIMYRKDLMEKAGLDMPERPTWDFVFDAARKMTDKDAEVYGICLRGKAGWGENMAFLTSMGHSYGAPWFDKDWKPQFGSEAWKKVLTDYVAVMKDAGPPGASSNGFNENLALFQTGKCGMWIDATVAASFVSNPKESTVADQVGYALAPEGEKPQMWLWAWTLAVPSSSDSPDAAKKFVAWATSKAYTEEVAKAEGWANVPPGTRTSLYENPEYQKAAPFAKPTLDSIMSADLKNPTTVEVPYIGTQWVGIPEFQALGTAVGQQFSAALAGQASVEQALQMAQQITEREMAKAGYPK, encoded by the coding sequence ATGATGTTGCGTGGCCTGATGGGGGCTTGCGCCATGACGGCGCTGGCCGTCCCGGCCATGGCCGAGACGCTGACCATCGCCACCGTGAACAACGGCGACATGATCCGCATGCAGAAGATGACGAAGCCGTTCACCGACGCGAACCCGGACATCCAGCTGGAATGGGTCACGCTGGAAGAGAACGTGCTGCGCCAGCGCGTCACCACCGACATCGCCACCAAGGGCGGCCAGTACGACATCGTCACCGTCGGCAATTACGAGGTGCCCATCTGGGCCAAGCAGGGCTGGCTGACCCCGCTGGAAGACATGGGCGCCGATTACGACGCCGAGGACATCCTGCCGCCGATCCGCGAGGGGCTGTCGCTGGACGGCAAGCTCTATGCCGCGCCCTTCTACGGCGAATCGGCGATGATCATGTATCGCAAGGACCTGATGGAGAAGGCCGGGCTTGACATGCCCGAGCGCCCGACCTGGGACTTCGTCTTCGACGCCGCCCGCAAGATGACCGACAAGGATGCCGAGGTCTATGGCATCTGCCTGCGCGGCAAGGCCGGCTGGGGCGAGAACATGGCCTTCCTGACCTCGATGGGCCACAGCTACGGCGCGCCCTGGTTCGACAAGGACTGGAAGCCGCAATTCGGCTCGGAGGCTTGGAAGAAGGTGCTGACCGATTATGTGGCGGTGATGAAGGACGCGGGCCCGCCCGGCGCCTCGTCGAACGGCTTCAACGAGAACCTGGCGCTGTTCCAGACCGGCAAGTGCGGCATGTGGATCGACGCCACCGTGGCCGCCAGCTTCGTGTCGAACCCCAAGGAATCGACCGTGGCCGACCAGGTCGGCTATGCCCTGGCCCCCGAGGGCGAGAAGCCGCAGATGTGGCTCTGGGCCTGGACGCTTGCGGTTCCGTCCTCGTCCGACTCGCCGGACGCCGCCAAGAAGTTCGTCGCCTGGGCGACCTCGAAAGCCTATACCGAGGAAGTCGCCAAGGCCGAGGGCTGGGCCAACGTTCCTCCGGGCACCCGCACCTCGCTCTACGAGAACCCGGAATATCAGAAGGCCGCGCCCTTCGCCAAGCCGACGCTGGACAGCATCATGTCCGCCGACCTGAAGAACCCGACCACGGTCGAGGTCCCCTATATCGGCACGCAATGGGTGGGCATCCCCGAGTTCCAAGCGCTCGGCACCGCCGTGGGCCAGCAGTTCTCGGCCGCGCTGGCGGGCCAGGCAAGCGTCGAGCAGGCGCTGCAGATGGCCCAGCAGATCACCGAGCGCGAGATGGCCAAGGCCGGATATCCCAAGTGA
- a CDS encoding GlxA family transcriptional regulator encodes MRIEDAHLETSNVEQSSAGDSERYIAKGIAHVKLAAPVDEPITVSFVLMPRFTMLAFTSAIEPLRVANQLTEKLLFKWHVLSENGRPVACSNGVPVMADSPLSGAPASDYVLVCGGVEPDAGCSPDLSDWLRKQWRHGRTVGGLCTGAYALARAGILNGRRFTLHWENIPNFTEKHPDLSPERRIFCIDERIVTCAGGVASTELALKLIEDYYGAELMQAVMDMCLLGQIRRGEEEQLSSLSVRLGTRNDHLIRAVAYIEAHVEDEVDLAECASYLGISRRQLERLFQRYLDTTPLQYLNKVRLQHARSLLTETNLSVMEVAVACGFGSSSYFSKVFRGHYGISPHKFSLTRKRLAG; translated from the coding sequence ATGCGAATCGAGGACGCGCATCTGGAGACATCAAACGTGGAGCAATCGTCGGCCGGCGACAGCGAACGCTATATCGCCAAGGGCATCGCCCATGTGAAGCTTGCCGCGCCGGTGGACGAGCCGATCACGGTGTCGTTCGTGCTGATGCCGCGCTTCACCATGCTGGCCTTCACCTCGGCCATCGAGCCCTTGCGGGTGGCGAACCAGCTGACGGAAAAGCTGCTGTTCAAATGGCATGTGCTCAGCGAGAACGGCCGGCCCGTCGCCTGCTCGAACGGGGTGCCGGTGATGGCGGATTCGCCGCTGTCAGGCGCCCCCGCCAGCGATTACGTCCTGGTCTGCGGCGGGGTCGAGCCCGATGCCGGATGCAGCCCCGACCTCTCGGACTGGCTGCGCAAGCAATGGCGCCACGGCCGAACCGTGGGCGGGCTCTGCACCGGCGCCTATGCCCTGGCCCGGGCCGGCATCCTGAACGGCCGCCGCTTCACCCTGCATTGGGAAAACATCCCGAACTTCACCGAGAAGCACCCCGACCTGTCGCCCGAACGCCGCATCTTCTGCATCGACGAGCGCATCGTGACCTGCGCCGGCGGCGTCGCCTCGACCGAACTGGCGCTAAAGCTGATCGAGGATTACTACGGCGCCGAGCTGATGCAGGCGGTGATGGACATGTGCCTGCTGGGCCAGATCCGGCGCGGCGAGGAAGAACAGCTCAGCTCGCTTTCGGTGCGGCTCGGCACCCGCAACGACCACCTGATCCGCGCCGTCGCCTATATCGAGGCCCATGTCGAGGACGAGGTGGACCTGGCCGAATGCGCCAGCTATCTGGGCATCTCGCGCCGGCAGCTGGAACGGCTGTTCCAGCGCTACCTGGACACGACGCCGCTGCAATATCTCAACAAGGTGCGGCTGCAGCACGCGCGCTCGCTGCTGACCGAGACCAATCTCAGCGTGATGGAGGTGGCGGTGGCCTGCGGCTTCGGCTCTTCCTCCTATTTCTCGAAGGTGTTCCGCGGGCATTACGGCATCTCGCCGCACAAGTTCTCGCTGACGCGCAAGCGGCTGGCGGGCTGA
- the queF gene encoding preQ(1) synthase translates to MTETIYSGLTQLGGATRLPESPEQAQLERVRNPQADLSYAVRFTAPEFTSLCPMTGQPDFAHLVIDYVPDEWLVESKSLKLYLGSFRNHGAFHEDCTISIARRLVEFLAPRWLRIGGYWYPRGGIPIDVFWQTGPAPDGVWIPDQGVPPYRGRG, encoded by the coding sequence ATGACCGAGACCATTTACAGCGGCCTGACCCAGCTGGGCGGCGCCACCCGTCTGCCCGAAAGCCCCGAGCAGGCCCAGCTGGAACGGGTGCGCAACCCGCAGGCGGACCTGTCCTATGCCGTGCGCTTCACCGCCCCCGAGTTCACCTCGCTCTGTCCGATGACCGGCCAGCCCGATTTCGCGCATCTGGTCATCGACTATGTGCCGGACGAGTGGCTGGTCGAATCGAAATCGCTGAAGCTTTACCTTGGAAGCTTCCGTAATCACGGCGCTTTCCACGAGGATTGCACGATTTCCATCGCGCGCCGCCTGGTGGAGTTCCTGGCGCCGCGCTGGCTGCGCATCGGCGGCTATTGGTATCCGCGCGGCGGCATCCCCATCGACGTGTTCTGGCAGACCGGTCCGGCGCCCGACGGCGTCTGGATCCCCGACCAGGGCGTGCCGCCCTATCGCGGCCGCGGCTGA